Proteins encoded in a region of the uncultured Paludibaculum sp. genome:
- a CDS encoding mandelate racemase/muconate lactonizing enzyme family protein — MKILRVEAIAISIPLPKPVADAVRLITHRDHLIVTIHTEDGLSGTGFTLGYDGSKAMVALVDQIYRPILEGANALDTEHLWGEMYRQSIQAGRRGAALRTISAIDIALWDLRGKAARLPVMELLGVHSRRLRCYATGGYYREGQTLDDLVRETSAVVEQGFTALKLKVGGQSSREDAKRIGAVRRALGDEVDILLDANGGWKSAPEAIAAMDRLEEFEPFWIEEPVRADNLSAMAKIAEAIRTPVATGELESTRWAFAQLVETRAAEILQPDVTVVGGVSEWMKVAHMAAALDIPIAPHYNWDFHSQLCAAIPNAIFVEYFLAASGVKMFDSVLANPMKPVNGYMTPRQQPGFGIELIPAEIERYRIA; from the coding sequence ATGAAGATCCTCCGAGTCGAAGCCATCGCCATTTCCATCCCCTTGCCAAAGCCGGTCGCCGACGCCGTGCGCCTCATCACGCACCGCGACCACCTGATTGTGACCATCCACACCGAGGACGGACTCTCCGGCACCGGATTCACACTGGGGTACGACGGCTCAAAGGCGATGGTCGCGCTGGTCGACCAGATCTACCGGCCCATTCTGGAGGGCGCCAACGCTCTGGATACGGAGCATCTGTGGGGCGAAATGTACCGCCAGTCGATCCAGGCCGGACGCCGCGGCGCCGCCCTCCGCACCATCAGCGCCATCGACATCGCCCTGTGGGACTTGCGCGGCAAAGCGGCCAGGCTACCCGTGATGGAACTGCTGGGCGTCCACTCGCGCAGGCTGCGCTGCTATGCCACCGGCGGCTACTACCGCGAAGGCCAGACGCTCGACGATCTCGTGCGGGAGACGTCGGCCGTGGTGGAGCAGGGCTTCACGGCTCTCAAACTGAAGGTCGGCGGGCAGTCGTCCCGGGAAGACGCCAAACGCATCGGCGCCGTGCGCAGAGCACTAGGCGACGAAGTGGACATCCTGCTCGACGCCAATGGTGGCTGGAAGAGCGCTCCGGAGGCCATCGCCGCCATGGATCGCCTGGAGGAGTTCGAGCCCTTCTGGATCGAAGAGCCCGTGCGCGCGGACAATCTTTCGGCCATGGCGAAGATCGCCGAGGCGATCCGCACACCCGTCGCCACAGGTGAACTGGAGTCGACACGCTGGGCCTTCGCCCAACTGGTGGAGACTCGCGCGGCCGAGATTCTGCAACCCGACGTCACCGTGGTGGGCGGAGTGAGCGAGTGGATGAAGGTAGCCCACATGGCCGCCGCGCTCGACATCCCCATCGCGCCGCACTACAACTGGGACTTCCACAGCCAGTTGTGCGCCGCTATCCCGAATGCCATCTTCGTCGAGTACTTCCTGGCCGCGTCGGGTGTCAAGATGTTCGACAGCGTGCTGGCCAACCCGATGAAACCGGTGAACGGGTACATGACGCCCCGCCAGCAGCCCGGGTTTGGCATAGAACTGATTCCAGCGGAGATAGAACGATATCGCATCGCATGA